From the Rubripirellula amarantea genome, one window contains:
- a CDS encoding DUF3997 domain-containing protein produces MKHSVLLLLTTVMLGCQPVAFGPGLQDFSAPLPHGYFIHRTSAHQIIVAPQQWSPDTPIIPTKVVELDHDDQFIIAKQQLLERRSPNNPNDTYEQPKPDAFQYWILDMQTPKVYGPFTEEEFDIERSGLAVPTELQLHDVYDYRP; encoded by the coding sequence ATGAAACACTCAGTCCTACTACTGCTCACCACCGTCATGCTTGGATGCCAACCGGTTGCGTTCGGTCCGGGGCTGCAAGACTTTTCAGCACCACTTCCGCATGGATATTTCATTCATCGCACGTCGGCACATCAAATCATTGTTGCGCCGCAGCAATGGAGTCCCGATACACCAATCATTCCGACTAAGGTGGTTGAACTTGATCACGACGATCAATTCATCATTGCGAAACAGCAACTGCTCGAACGACGTAGCCCAAACAACCCAAACGACACGTACGAGCAACCAAAGCCTGACGCATTTCAATACTGGATACTCGATATGCAAACGCCCAAGGTTTATGGCCCTTTCACAGAAGAAGAATTCGACATTGAACGGTCGGGTTTGGCGGTGCCGACGGAACTGCAACTTCATGACGTTTATGACTATCGGCCATGA
- a CDS encoding TlpA family protein disulfide reductase produces the protein MTRYAAVIFVAFTFVSCNWVHSQDASALSEESKSLLGMLARIQQSDDAELQAMATTVKELPEGKVDQALRIKAAGMIGGRLMELKKTDAAAAQFLDAVKLPHASGQSAQGCANMWSVAMDKLAYHLRDTGKSEEIIPTLDQFTRHSESVCFKATFADLRQKWLLYTGDENGSKEYLRKSVLELFPLTDETAVHELVPLYDLVKNLGFNDRDLRRTSLDQIAESAETAITSGESLEPFSVFTNCRWLLCKNAIAEGETDVDITRYSAGVEELSQIAFKHASEQDSKGIQLLLSSFEKQMEAMKPSKLIGKLVPEVDVTWIAPAEGDSFEKFRGKVVVLDFWAIWCGPCVASFPKMQSLQDRFKEEGLVVVGVTNWYGYEWDAIEKRPVRSDQDIEQSAIDSGDHAAEVSAIREFLKEHKVNYPQLAVGKKADASFGVESLPTIIVVDKNGVIQKVLTGSSEATHASLSRMVNELLNE, from the coding sequence ATGACACGATACGCCGCCGTTATATTTGTCGCGTTTACATTTGTATCCTGCAATTGGGTGCATTCTCAGGATGCGTCCGCGTTATCAGAGGAATCGAAGAGCCTTCTTGGTATGCTGGCACGAATTCAACAAAGCGATGACGCTGAGCTGCAGGCAATGGCAACCACGGTTAAGGAACTGCCTGAGGGAAAAGTTGATCAAGCATTGCGAATTAAGGCTGCCGGAATGATTGGGGGGCGGCTCATGGAGCTGAAAAAAACGGATGCAGCCGCAGCGCAGTTTTTGGATGCGGTCAAACTCCCGCACGCAAGCGGGCAATCGGCACAGGGGTGTGCCAATATGTGGAGCGTCGCCATGGATAAGCTCGCTTACCACCTTAGGGATACCGGTAAATCAGAAGAAATTATCCCAACCCTCGACCAATTCACCAGACACTCCGAAAGCGTGTGTTTTAAGGCTACATTCGCTGACCTGCGTCAAAAATGGCTGCTCTACACGGGTGACGAAAATGGATCTAAGGAGTACCTCCGAAAATCCGTGTTAGAATTGTTTCCCCTTACGGATGAAACGGCAGTTCATGAATTGGTCCCGCTTTACGACCTCGTTAAAAACCTCGGTTTTAACGATCGCGACTTGCGAAGAACGTCCTTGGATCAGATCGCCGAGTCTGCGGAAACTGCCATTACCAGTGGTGAGTCGTTGGAACCATTTTCTGTATTTACGAATTGTCGATGGTTGCTTTGCAAAAACGCAATCGCTGAGGGTGAAACCGATGTTGATATCACCCGATACAGTGCAGGCGTCGAAGAGCTGTCCCAGATTGCATTCAAACATGCGTCGGAGCAAGATTCGAAGGGCATTCAACTGCTTCTGTCCTCATTCGAGAAGCAGATGGAGGCTATGAAACCTTCAAAACTGATTGGTAAGTTAGTTCCGGAAGTGGATGTGACGTGGATTGCGCCCGCTGAAGGTGATTCATTTGAGAAGTTCCGCGGAAAAGTCGTGGTCCTCGATTTTTGGGCAATCTGGTGTGGCCCCTGCGTCGCATCATTTCCTAAAATGCAAAGTCTTCAGGACCGCTTCAAAGAAGAAGGACTAGTCGTGGTTGGCGTCACAAACTGGTACGGATATGAGTGGGATGCAATAGAGAAGAGGCCCGTCCGATCTGATCAAGATATCGAACAATCGGCTATTGACTCGGGCGACCATGCAGCGGAGGTATCTGCGATCCGAGAGTTTCTCAAAGAACACAAAGTCAATTACCCTCAACTTGCTGTCGGCAAGAAAGCGGACGCATCCTTCGGTGTTGAGTCGCTCCCGACGATCATCGTTGTTGATAAAAATGGGGTGATACAAAAAGTGCTGACTGGTAGCAGCGAAGCAACTCATGCCTCGCTAAGTCGCATGGTAAATGAACTGTTGAATGAGTAG
- a CDS encoding inorganic phosphate transporter, which yields MPPPAYRYRYASNSHRKYMLSILLFLAVCFLAYSNGANDNFKGVATLFGSNTTDYKTAIRWGTFCTLLGSMCSLLLAQSLLRSFSGKGLVPSELVGSETFLFAVAIGAGTTVLIATLTGLPISTTHGLVGALVGSGLVATAGSVNQQVLFSTFVVPLLVSPLVALCLGALIYSFARIVRVRSGVTKEWCICLGQEQKTVPIPQPYSMLAVDATRQELAISVDEQIRCNQRYVGRFLGINLQSLVDRVHFLSAGVVSFARGLNDTPKIAALLLVVHVFDIRWGLAAVAITMAMGGLLNARKVAETMGHRITEMNHGQAVSANIATGFLVIVASRFGLPVSTTHVSVGALFGIGIVGRSAHYRSVATILLAWVITLPCAGTIAALTYCLVQ from the coding sequence TTGCCGCCGCCCGCATATCGCTACCGTTATGCATCAAACTCGCACCGCAAATACATGCTGAGCATCTTACTTTTCCTCGCAGTCTGCTTCCTCGCGTACTCCAACGGCGCGAACGACAACTTCAAGGGTGTCGCAACCCTGTTTGGCAGCAACACCACCGACTACAAGACCGCGATCCGCTGGGGCACATTTTGCACGTTACTCGGGTCGATGTGCTCTCTTCTTCTGGCGCAATCCCTGCTTAGGTCATTTTCCGGCAAAGGCCTCGTTCCCAGCGAACTTGTCGGTTCTGAAACATTTCTGTTCGCCGTCGCGATTGGTGCCGGAACGACAGTACTGATCGCAACACTGACAGGGTTACCGATCTCGACTACACATGGCTTGGTTGGCGCATTGGTTGGCTCTGGTCTGGTTGCCACAGCCGGTTCCGTCAACCAACAAGTGCTGTTCTCCACCTTCGTTGTGCCTCTGCTCGTCAGTCCTCTCGTTGCGCTCTGTTTGGGTGCGCTCATTTACTCATTTGCCCGAATCGTTCGCGTGCGATCCGGCGTGACCAAAGAATGGTGCATCTGCCTTGGCCAAGAACAAAAGACCGTACCAATTCCTCAGCCTTATTCCATGCTCGCGGTCGATGCCACACGACAAGAATTAGCAATCTCTGTCGACGAACAAATCCGGTGCAATCAACGATACGTGGGCCGCTTTCTGGGCATCAATCTGCAATCACTTGTTGATCGGGTGCATTTCCTTAGCGCTGGTGTCGTCAGCTTTGCGCGCGGCCTGAACGACACTCCAAAGATTGCGGCATTGCTATTGGTTGTTCATGTCTTTGATATCCGCTGGGGCTTGGCTGCGGTTGCGATCACGATGGCGATGGGCGGCTTGTTAAACGCCCGCAAGGTCGCGGAAACAATGGGACATCGAATCACTGAGATGAATCACGGGCAGGCTGTTTCTGCAAACATCGCCACCGGGTTCCTCGTCATTGTGGCCAGCCGATTTGGTTTGCCCGTCTCAACAACACATGTTTCTGTTGGCGCATTGTTCGGCATCGGCATTGTCGGTCGGTCCGCTCATTATCGCTCCGTTGCAACCATACTTCTCGCGTGGGTCATTACATTGCCGTGCGCGGGCACAATCGCCGCACTCACTTACTGCCTTGTACAATAA